The Nitrospirota bacterium genome has a window encoding:
- a CDS encoding NFACT family protein, translating to MALTATEIAKVVSELAPALAGGWIQKIYQPTDRTLVLEIRAPGRTHRLLISCHPDSARLHFTTEAFQNPQTPPPFCQFLRAHLQGARIGRIEQVPGDRIVQLTLSAKEGPCTLVAELTGKTSNLLVLDDAGLIRRDLNGVKDLVGQTYAPPALPQGDRHAADLDRFSQHIQESPFPLSTAIDAHYHKAEATSVVETVRHARAGILKKSIKKLRRRIEAWHEDLAKAEKYKTYDRYGELIKANLGTIRRGQTDVSVVDYFDEALPNLTIPLDQTKTPQGNMDDYFRKHRKHLAAQRELHPRITGGEKELAALQEELTAIEQGTWQPPETARPNMRTRTPSRTRGAKGKQEPRQGPFRRFTSSDGLAIYVGKNARENDELTFGLAKSDDLWLHARGTPGSHVVVRLEKGSDPPPETIRDAATLALLYSDLKKSGKGDVIYTRRKWVKKAKGQAPGAVIVTQEKSLHVSLEKKRLDALKARSGQE from the coding sequence GTGGCATTGACGGCGACAGAAATTGCTAAGGTGGTGAGTGAGCTGGCTCCGGCATTGGCTGGAGGCTGGATTCAAAAAATTTACCAGCCGACGGACCGTACCCTCGTGCTGGAAATTCGTGCGCCGGGTCGGACACATCGACTCCTCATTTCTTGCCACCCGGACAGCGCCCGTCTCCACTTCACCACGGAAGCCTTTCAGAATCCACAGACGCCTCCCCCCTTCTGTCAATTTCTCCGCGCTCATCTCCAAGGCGCACGCATCGGCCGAATCGAGCAGGTCCCCGGTGACCGGATCGTTCAACTGACATTGAGCGCCAAGGAAGGTCCCTGCACCCTGGTCGCCGAATTGACAGGAAAGACGTCGAATCTCCTCGTACTCGATGATGCAGGCCTCATCCGGCGAGACCTGAACGGGGTGAAGGACCTTGTGGGACAGACCTATGCTCCACCTGCTCTCCCTCAGGGGGATCGGCATGCAGCCGACCTCGATCGATTCAGCCAGCATATCCAAGAATCACCATTTCCCCTGTCGACTGCCATCGACGCCCATTACCACAAAGCCGAAGCAACCTCCGTTGTCGAGACCGTACGACATGCCCGGGCAGGGATACTTAAAAAATCCATCAAGAAGCTCCGCCGCCGCATTGAGGCCTGGCACGAAGACCTCGCAAAAGCCGAGAAGTACAAGACGTACGATCGCTACGGCGAACTCATCAAAGCGAACCTGGGTACCATCCGCAGAGGCCAGACCGACGTGTCCGTGGTAGATTATTTCGATGAGGCGCTCCCCAACCTGACGATCCCGCTCGACCAGACCAAAACTCCCCAGGGCAATATGGACGACTACTTCCGCAAACATCGAAAGCACCTAGCTGCACAGCGAGAGCTTCACCCACGGATCACGGGGGGAGAAAAAGAGCTGGCGGCTCTACAAGAGGAATTAACCGCCATCGAACAGGGAACCTGGCAGCCACCCGAGACCGCGCGTCCCAATATGCGAACCAGAACCCCTTCGCGGACAAGAGGGGCCAAAGGCAAGCAGGAGCCACGCCAGGGTCCGTTCCGGCGCTTTACCTCATCAGACGGATTGGCGATCTATGTCGGAAAAAACGCCAGAGAGAACGACGAGCTGACGTTCGGCCTCGCCAAGAGCGACGACCTCTGGCTCCATGCTCGCGGCACCCCCGGCTCTCACGTCGTAGTGCGCTTGGAAAAAGGGAGCGATCCACCGCCCGAAACGATACGCGACGCCGCCACGCTGGCCCTGCTCTATAGCGATCTCAAGAAAAGCGGCAAAGGCGATGTGATCTATACCAGGCGCAAGTGGGTCAAGAAAGCCAAGGGCCAGGCGCCGGGGGCCGTGATCGTCACGCAGGAGAAATCCCTGCATGTGAGTCTGGAAAAGAAGCGGCTCGATGCGCTCAAGGCCCGATCTGGCCAAGAGTAG
- a CDS encoding response regulator codes for MSELPPIETPSASPTILVVDDELALTKLCTRILEEAGFTVLHADGSSDALKLCTQHEGPIDLLLTDLVLPPPGFQLASSTNQFPHVHGHELAVRAVRIRKDLRVILMSGNVEQELAGYGIRRGTLPFIPKPFEPNALVSLVKQTLHAPAPSLESLTEKPPGLVRPSDEWVG; via the coding sequence ATGTCAGAGCTGCCACCCATCGAGACGCCCTCCGCATCCCCAACCATCCTGGTGGTCGATGACGAGTTGGCCCTCACGAAACTCTGCACGAGGATTCTGGAAGAGGCCGGCTTCACAGTCCTCCATGCCGACGGCAGTTCGGACGCGCTCAAACTCTGCACGCAGCACGAAGGGCCTATCGACCTGTTGCTCACAGACCTGGTTCTGCCTCCTCCGGGCTTTCAATTGGCTTCAAGCACCAATCAATTCCCCCACGTGCATGGCCACGAGCTGGCCGTCCGCGCAGTCCGCATACGGAAAGATCTGCGAGTCATCCTCATGTCCGGCAATGTCGAACAGGAACTGGCAGGCTATGGAATACGCCGGGGAACCCTCCCGTTTATTCCCAAGCCGTTTGAGCCGAACGCTCTGGTCTCACTTGTGAAGCAAACGCTTCACGCACCGGCGCCTTCGCTCGAAAGTCTGACGGAGAAACCTCCCGGACTTGTGCGGCCCTCTGACGAGTGGGTCGGCTAA
- a CDS encoding 2OG-Fe(II) oxygenase family protein, with translation MENFWSSDERKFFREGMHEAAWKSLADLPKVREDFPNSGNWAKAEIARTQGQRLLSRLQLPCIQDYMESFPNITGRHVGFSYYSYAAGDCLLTHDDTDQGYEMQGDTAPKRRIALVSYFHDEWKSDWGGELIIYAKRKAHDSDQPELEVAHCIEPRPGSLVMFTVPRFHRVCRVDQVAGDQRRLSIAGWFMTEHP, from the coding sequence GTGGAAAACTTTTGGTCGTCGGACGAACGGAAGTTCTTCCGTGAGGGCATGCATGAGGCGGCCTGGAAGAGTTTGGCGGATCTGCCGAAGGTCAGAGAAGATTTCCCGAATTCGGGAAATTGGGCGAAGGCGGAAATCGCCAGGACCCAGGGGCAGCGTTTGCTTTCGCGGTTACAGTTGCCCTGCATTCAGGACTACATGGAGTCTTTCCCGAATATCACCGGCCGGCACGTGGGATTCAGCTATTACTCCTACGCGGCCGGCGATTGCCTGCTGACTCATGACGATACCGATCAAGGGTATGAGATGCAGGGCGATACGGCACCCAAGCGCCGTATCGCCCTGGTGAGCTATTTTCATGACGAATGGAAGTCGGATTGGGGCGGGGAGCTCATTATCTATGCGAAGCGGAAGGCGCATGATTCCGATCAGCCGGAGCTCGAGGTGGCTCATTGTATCGAGCCTCGTCCAGGTTCCCTCGTGATGTTTACGGTTCCCCGTTTCCACCGAGTATGCCGGGTGGATCAAGTCGCGGGCGATCAGCGGCGGCTTTCAATCGCCGGATGGTTTATGACGGAACATCCGTAG
- a CDS encoding RNA-binding protein — protein MGSKIYVGGLPYSATEQELSDLFGRHGAVASARIITDKFTGQSRGFGFVEMSSDAEAQAAVAALNGAEMGGRTLTVNEARPQEPRTGGGGGGFGGGGGRGGAGGGKRDRY, from the coding sequence ATGGGTTCAAAGATCTATGTCGGTGGGTTGCCCTATTCAGCGACCGAGCAGGAGTTGAGTGACCTGTTCGGGCGGCATGGTGCCGTCGCTTCAGCGCGGATCATTACGGACAAGTTCACGGGACAGTCACGGGGCTTCGGCTTCGTCGAGATGTCTTCGGATGCGGAAGCACAGGCAGCTGTTGCCGCGCTCAATGGTGCGGAAATGGGTGGCCGGACCTTAACCGTCAATGAAGCGCGTCCCCAGGAGCCTCGTACGGGCGGTGGTGGCGGCGGATTTGGTGGCGGCGGTGGCCGAGGCGGTGCCGGCGGCGGCAAGCGCGATCGCTACTAA
- a CDS encoding ABC transporter permease, producing MKIHRIHALVARHLYLYRRSLPRMMEIFYWPFLDLVIWGFITVYLMKFQGQIPGAVTFFLGALILWDVLFRAQQGITISFLEEIWSRNLMNLFASPLKPSEFLAATMVMSILKVIAVSVVMVVCAGLFYSYNIFVIGMWLVPFVLNLVMTGWIIGVLTTALIMRFGQEAEVLAWSMVFLFQPISCVFYPIEVLPGWLQAIAWMNPAAHVFEGMRAVLNASVSPIAHLAWATGLNLVLLGLVVAGFHWMFELCRERGLLVRIGE from the coding sequence ATGAAAATCCATCGAATTCATGCGCTGGTGGCGAGGCATTTGTATCTGTATCGGCGCAGCTTGCCGCGCATGATGGAAATTTTCTATTGGCCGTTTCTGGACCTCGTTATCTGGGGGTTCATTACGGTCTATCTCATGAAGTTCCAGGGGCAGATTCCAGGGGCCGTCACGTTCTTTTTGGGAGCCTTGATCCTCTGGGATGTGCTGTTCCGAGCGCAGCAGGGGATTACGATTTCGTTTCTGGAAGAAATTTGGTCGAGAAATCTCATGAACTTGTTTGCCAGTCCACTCAAGCCGAGCGAGTTTCTGGCCGCGACGATGGTGATGAGTATTTTAAAGGTGATCGCAGTGTCTGTGGTCATGGTCGTCTGTGCGGGGCTGTTCTACTCCTACAATATCTTTGTGATCGGGATGTGGCTCGTTCCGTTCGTCTTGAATCTTGTGATGACAGGATGGATTATTGGGGTGCTGACCACGGCTCTTATTATGCGGTTCGGCCAGGAAGCAGAAGTCTTAGCCTGGAGTATGGTGTTCCTGTTCCAGCCCATCTCCTGCGTGTTCTATCCGATAGAGGTGCTTCCAGGTTGGCTGCAGGCCATTGCCTGGATGAACCCGGCTGCCCATGTCTTTGAAGGTATGCGCGCGGTACTGAATGCATCCGTCTCACCGATCGCTCATCTCGCATGGGCAACCGGCTTGAATCTGGTGCTTCTCGGTCTGGTCGTTGCGGGGTTTCATTGGATGTTCGAGCTGTGCCGTGAGCGGGGCCTGCTGGTGCGTATTGGGGAGTGA
- a CDS encoding ABC transporter ATP-binding protein has translation MPTPVLQVEHLVKQFGEFVAVNDISFDIKPGEILGLLGPNGAGKTTTIQMLLGLVTPTAGSIQMFGLDLAADREAVLQQVNFSSTYVSMPQALTVEENLWVIARLYGLSQIQQRVDGIVKRFEMEDFRHKVTRKLSSGQSTRLGLAKAFLTEPKILFLDEPTASLDPDIAQKIRSFLKEERRSSGLSVLYTSHNMHEMEEMTDRIIFLQKGKIVAAGTAQEIVARFGQADLEEVFVKLARET, from the coding sequence ATGCCCACACCTGTCTTGCAAGTCGAACATCTGGTGAAACAGTTCGGCGAGTTCGTTGCCGTCAACGATATTTCCTTCGACATCAAGCCGGGAGAGATTCTCGGGTTGTTAGGCCCGAATGGGGCGGGGAAAACCACCACGATTCAGATGCTGCTTGGGTTGGTGACGCCGACGGCCGGCTCCATTCAGATGTTCGGACTCGACCTGGCGGCCGACCGGGAGGCCGTCCTGCAGCAAGTGAATTTTTCTTCGACCTATGTCTCCATGCCGCAGGCGCTGACAGTTGAAGAAAACCTCTGGGTGATTGCGCGGCTATACGGTCTGTCTCAGATCCAACAGCGGGTCGATGGCATCGTGAAGCGGTTTGAGATGGAAGATTTTCGTCATAAAGTCACGCGCAAGCTGTCCTCCGGTCAAAGTACTCGCCTTGGACTCGCCAAAGCTTTTTTGACCGAACCGAAGATTCTGTTTCTCGATGAACCGACTGCCAGTCTCGATCCCGATATCGCACAAAAGATTCGGAGTTTTCTCAAGGAAGAGCGGCGATCGTCCGGCCTGAGTGTGCTCTATACGTCGCACAACATGCATGAGATGGAAGAGATGACGGATCGGATCATCTTTCTCCAGAAGGGGAAAATTGTGGCGGCGGGGACGGCGCAGGAGATCGTGGCGCGGTTTGGACAAGCGGATCTGGAAGAAGTGTTTGTGAAGTTGGCGCGAGAGACGTAG
- a CDS encoding cytochrome c3 family protein: MNWKPKASIVLVLVAGAIALGTVAIPVTNHPTFCASCHTIAPSYESWAKSSHREVTCVACHVRPGLEGWLRDKAWAGTKDVAIYLFGSPTDPHNLQAKVESAVCLSCHRNILRVSEVAPRDLPPPVNEVGLIMNHRKHIDAFATRGQGEGCTTCHSSIVHEKPIKGYPIVMPRGHLSADAKPWFPDHPEGSYLRTRALSDCFRCHDGKTEHEGKVVSRKCETCHLPEKIANALLFN; this comes from the coding sequence ATGAACTGGAAGCCTAAAGCATCCATCGTGCTGGTTCTTGTGGCCGGCGCTATCGCGCTCGGCACTGTGGCCATTCCTGTCACCAACCACCCGACCTTCTGTGCCAGTTGCCATACCATCGCGCCATCCTATGAGAGCTGGGCGAAATCCTCGCATCGAGAGGTGACCTGTGTCGCCTGCCACGTGCGACCGGGTCTCGAAGGCTGGCTTCGCGATAAGGCCTGGGCCGGGACGAAGGATGTCGCGATCTATTTGTTCGGCAGTCCGACCGATCCGCACAATCTGCAGGCGAAAGTCGAGTCTGCGGTGTGCTTGAGCTGTCATCGAAACATTTTGCGGGTATCCGAGGTGGCCCCGCGCGATTTGCCGCCGCCGGTCAATGAGGTCGGTCTGATCATGAACCATCGCAAACATATCGATGCTTTTGCTACGCGCGGCCAAGGAGAGGGCTGTACGACGTGCCATTCTTCGATCGTGCATGAAAAGCCGATCAAAGGGTATCCGATTGTCATGCCACGCGGGCATCTCTCGGCCGATGCCAAACCCTGGTTTCCGGACCATCCGGAAGGTTCGTATTTGCGAACCAGGGCTCTCTCGGATTGTTTCCGATGTCACGATGGAAAGACGGAGCATGAGGGGAAGGTCGTGAGCCGGAAATGTGAAACCTGCCATCTTCCCGAAAAGATCGCCAACGCACTGCTCTTTAATTAA
- the mobB gene encoding molybdopterin-guanine dinucleotide biosynthesis protein B, with product MAVPIVSFVGRSNSGKTTLIERVIPELVRAGYKVATVKHAGHGFDLDTEGKDSWRHKRAGASSVMVLSKGSMAMFADVSDQMTVEEVRDRFLDRTYDLIIAEGWKHEGYPKIVIVREQVGEIPVSTEGLLAVVSDQQIDLSVPLFGLDDVVGVAALIMKQFPKSQSPLEHELEA from the coding sequence ATGGCCGTACCTATTGTCTCATTTGTCGGTCGGTCGAACAGCGGGAAGACCACGCTGATCGAGCGCGTGATTCCTGAATTGGTTCGGGCCGGTTACAAAGTCGCGACGGTGAAACATGCCGGACATGGCTTCGATCTCGATACAGAAGGCAAAGACAGCTGGCGCCATAAGCGAGCCGGTGCCAGCAGCGTGATGGTGCTCTCCAAGGGCAGTATGGCGATGTTTGCGGATGTGTCCGATCAGATGACGGTCGAGGAAGTGCGGGATCGGTTTCTCGACCGTACCTATGACCTGATTATCGCTGAGGGATGGAAACACGAAGGCTATCCGAAGATTGTCATCGTCCGTGAGCAAGTCGGCGAAATTCCTGTGTCCACGGAAGGGCTCCTTGCAGTGGTTTCGGATCAGCAGATCGATCTTTCCGTCCCGTTATTTGGCCTGGACGATGTCGTCGGCGTGGCCGCGTTGATCATGAAACAATTTCCTAAATCGCAATCTCCTCTGGAGCATGAACTGGAAGCCTAA
- a CDS encoding molybdopterin molybdotransferase MoeA has protein sequence MKATDATEGLTQLQEAQRIVLASTPTLGLEKISILDALGRVLGEDIVAERDNPPWNNSAMDGFAVRWEDIKQEHAIQKPVTLTVIEDVPAGKMPSKTVGAGQAIRIMTGAPIPKGADTVLKVEDTEHTPSSVRVFKPEAQGANIRPQGEDVKKGECIIAKGTQIRPGEAGMLAILAKSFVFVYQRPRVAILSTGDELADLDERFSEEKIINSNSYGIAAAVQEAGGIPFLLGIARDTPAALKEKISHGLTADILVLSGGVSMGDYDFTKTVFHELGAEMNFWKLAIRPGQPLAFGKIQGKLAFGLPGNPVSSMVTFEQLVRPAMLKMSGHLTYGRPVLQAVFQEKFSKRTDRRHFLRGVLTQEEGVFKVRTTGAQGSGILTSMVKANCLIDIPVEVERVSPGDLVSVQLLGGEAWPSHAGHARTDSHKLSCC, from the coding sequence GTGAAGGCTACCGACGCGACAGAGGGGCTTACGCAGCTGCAAGAGGCGCAACGGATCGTGCTGGCATCCACGCCGACTCTGGGCCTGGAGAAGATTTCGATCCTGGATGCCCTCGGTCGTGTCCTCGGCGAGGATATCGTGGCGGAGCGGGATAATCCACCCTGGAACAACAGCGCGATGGACGGGTTCGCGGTGCGGTGGGAGGATATCAAACAGGAGCATGCGATTCAGAAGCCGGTAACGCTTACGGTGATCGAGGACGTGCCTGCCGGTAAGATGCCGTCAAAAACTGTCGGTGCAGGGCAGGCGATTCGCATCATGACCGGGGCCCCAATCCCGAAGGGAGCGGATACCGTCTTGAAGGTCGAAGATACGGAGCATACGCCGAGCTCCGTTCGCGTATTCAAACCGGAAGCCCAAGGCGCGAACATCCGCCCGCAAGGCGAAGACGTGAAGAAGGGTGAATGCATCATTGCCAAGGGGACTCAGATTAGGCCCGGTGAAGCAGGGATGCTGGCGATCCTGGCCAAGTCGTTCGTCTTTGTCTACCAACGACCCCGGGTGGCGATTTTGTCGACTGGCGATGAGTTGGCGGATTTGGACGAGCGGTTCAGCGAAGAAAAAATCATCAACTCGAATAGTTATGGGATTGCAGCTGCGGTCCAGGAGGCGGGCGGTATTCCATTCTTGCTGGGGATCGCGAGGGACACGCCTGCCGCGCTCAAAGAAAAAATTTCACATGGACTGACAGCGGATATTCTGGTGCTGTCCGGTGGTGTGTCGATGGGCGATTATGATTTCACGAAGACGGTCTTTCACGAACTGGGTGCGGAAATGAATTTTTGGAAGCTGGCGATCAGGCCAGGGCAGCCGCTCGCGTTCGGTAAAATTCAGGGCAAGCTGGCGTTCGGCCTGCCGGGGAATCCCGTGTCGTCTATGGTGACGTTCGAGCAGTTGGTGCGGCCCGCGATGCTGAAGATGAGCGGGCACCTGACCTATGGTCGGCCTGTTCTTCAGGCAGTCTTCCAGGAAAAGTTTTCCAAGCGGACGGATCGCCGCCATTTCCTGCGCGGAGTGCTTACGCAAGAAGAGGGTGTATTTAAGGTTCGAACGACCGGCGCTCAGGGGTCAGGAATTTTGACCTCGATGGTGAAGGCTAATTGTTTGATCGACATTCCTGTCGAGGTAGAGCGGGTCAGTCCTGGCGATCTGGTGTCGGTTCAACTGTTGGGCGGAGAAGCCTGGCCCAGCCATGCAGGGCATGCCCGGACCGACTCTCACAAGCTGTCCTGTTGCTAA
- a CDS encoding Mrp/NBP35 family ATP-binding protein has product MARELNVIQPPSSGDSDACIYMWACAICDENETCQKDKEGHSRWLVAKRMERIEYKVLVMSNKGGVGKSTCTTNLAVSLALKGWHVGICDMDIHGPNIPKMVGAEGQKLKISSSGGIIPFQAYNLKIASMSFLLQNSDDPIIWRDAYKYEFINQLLGGVEWQDLNFLFVDLPPGTGNESVTTIDLLGNVSGAVIITTPQEVALLDSRKSVTFCKDSEVPIIGIVENMSGLECPHCHNHIDVFRKGGGEAAAHDMGVPFLGRIPLDPDVVLQSDAGEPFAMFNSDSPTAECYHDIANKVEAFCKKSGSLMKIAPRQAH; this is encoded by the coding sequence ATGGCTCGTGAATTGAACGTCATTCAACCTCCTAGTTCCGGCGACAGCGATGCCTGCATCTATATGTGGGCCTGTGCGATCTGCGACGAAAATGAAACTTGCCAGAAGGACAAGGAAGGGCACAGCCGCTGGCTGGTGGCCAAGCGGATGGAGCGGATCGAATATAAAGTTCTGGTCATGAGCAACAAGGGTGGCGTCGGGAAGAGCACTTGCACGACCAACCTCGCCGTGAGTCTTGCGCTCAAGGGATGGCATGTCGGGATCTGCGACATGGACATTCATGGACCGAACATCCCGAAGATGGTGGGGGCCGAAGGGCAGAAGCTCAAGATCAGCAGCTCGGGCGGAATCATCCCCTTCCAGGCCTATAATCTGAAAATCGCATCGATGTCGTTCTTGCTGCAGAATTCGGACGATCCGATCATCTGGCGCGATGCGTACAAATACGAGTTCATCAACCAGCTCTTAGGCGGCGTCGAGTGGCAGGATCTGAATTTTTTATTTGTCGACCTGCCCCCAGGGACGGGCAATGAATCGGTGACGACGATCGATTTGCTCGGCAATGTCAGCGGGGCGGTGATCATTACGACACCGCAGGAAGTGGCCTTGCTGGATTCCCGCAAGTCGGTGACCTTCTGCAAGGACAGCGAAGTGCCGATCATCGGGATTGTCGAGAACATGAGCGGGTTGGAGTGCCCCCATTGTCACAACCACATCGATGTGTTCCGCAAGGGCGGCGGGGAAGCTGCGGCGCATGATATGGGCGTGCCGTTTCTCGGACGCATTCCGCTCGACCCCGATGTCGTGCTCCAGTCCGATGCCGGTGAGCCATTTGCGATGTTCAATTCTGACTCCCCGACGGCCGAGTGTTATCACGACATTGCCAACAAGGTCGAAGCGTTCTGCAAGAAGAGCGGGTCGCTGATGAAGATCGCCCCTCGGCAGGCGCATTGA
- the tatC gene encoding twin-arginine translocase subunit TatC — translation MSDGLNSLNQWLQDTIFKPLEDKKMPVMEHLVELQVRLTRAVIITALVFVGTFFYADTLVQWLRIPLQNMFVPGSLSWVPTDLPTVPFVFLAPAEALWQNVKVAGLFALVAATPYILLEVWQFVVPGLHAQERRFVAPFVLLSALAFYVGVGFSFFFVLPFALNFLLSYGVNAGFIPQISIAQYVGFALWFLMVFGLIFEVPLAITLMAKLGWVDAPFLKRYRKWAFLGSFIFAAILTPTPDPFNQCLMALPMYVFYEVGIVSAGFFNKKKPEESSVPVVVTAAAGNGKATGLSSVGEGDYVGVPTGRQR, via the coding sequence ATGTCCGACGGTTTGAATTCGCTCAACCAGTGGCTGCAAGACACGATCTTTAAGCCGCTGGAAGATAAGAAAATGCCGGTGATGGAGCACCTCGTGGAGCTCCAGGTTCGGCTGACGCGCGCGGTGATCATCACCGCGCTGGTGTTTGTCGGCACATTTTTTTACGCCGATACGTTGGTGCAGTGGCTTCGCATCCCCCTTCAGAACATGTTTGTGCCCGGATCCCTCTCGTGGGTGCCGACCGATCTGCCGACCGTTCCATTCGTCTTTCTCGCGCCGGCTGAAGCCCTGTGGCAAAACGTGAAGGTGGCCGGGCTCTTTGCGCTCGTTGCGGCGACCCCGTACATTCTTTTGGAAGTCTGGCAATTCGTCGTGCCGGGCCTCCATGCCCAGGAGCGGCGGTTTGTCGCGCCATTTGTGCTGTTGAGTGCCCTGGCGTTTTATGTGGGGGTGGGTTTTTCATTTTTCTTCGTCCTGCCGTTCGCCCTGAATTTTTTGCTGTCTTACGGCGTCAACGCCGGGTTTATTCCCCAAATTTCCATCGCGCAATATGTCGGATTTGCCCTATGGTTTTTGATGGTATTCGGGCTGATTTTCGAGGTGCCGCTCGCGATTACCCTCATGGCAAAACTCGGGTGGGTCGATGCGCCATTTCTGAAGCGATATCGAAAGTGGGCGTTTCTGGGGTCATTCATTTTCGCCGCAATTCTCACCCCGACACCCGATCCGTTCAATCAATGTCTCATGGCCTTGCCGATGTATGTCTTCTACGAAGTCGGCATTGTGAGTGCAGGATTCTTCAACAAGAAGAAGCCGGAAGAGTCGTCGGTGCCGGTTGTGGTGACCGCAGCGGCGGGAAATGGAAAAGCGACCGGACTCTCCAGCGTGGGAGAGGGTGACTACGTCGGTGTGCCGACAGGGCGCCAGCGATAA
- a CDS encoding Do family serine endopeptidase gives MVTRSKGRDVLGLVAGLGLVTSTFAFAVLPNEPTAFAAGAPAGLTQGFSEIVKKVTPAVVNIAVTGGGEGKGRGRKSPLPPGPFGGPPGEEGPEGELPTPPPMPPGGGHGRPDQSAGSGVIFDSNGFIVTNNHVVEGATQITVTLSDRREFTAKVVGTDPKTDLAVVKIDAKDLPALKWADYDKLQVGDIVLAVGSPFGLSSTVTLGIISALGRGNVGIADYEDFIQTDAAINPGNSGGALVNMNGELMGINTAIFSRTGGSEGIGFAIPSSIALDIVDSLQKTGKVVRGWMGVAIQEITPALAKSFKLPEQRKGVLISDVNENGPSHAAGMKRGDVVIAFNGKEVQNVSQLRNLVARTMVGKDAQVKVLRDGKEQTISVKVAERPTDEMLAKKEPTAPKEPVETAKLPDNVLASIRVQALDAATMSQLNIPAKMTGVVVTSVETGGSAEAAGLQRGDVIQEVNHEVVKTLDDYQKASSKLKKDELAVLLLSRQGNSLFVAVNPK, from the coding sequence ATGGTCACGCGGAGTAAGGGAAGGGATGTTCTGGGTCTTGTCGCAGGTCTTGGTTTGGTTACAAGCACCTTCGCGTTTGCTGTCCTGCCGAATGAACCGACAGCCTTTGCCGCCGGGGCTCCAGCCGGGCTGACACAGGGATTTTCAGAGATCGTCAAGAAGGTAACCCCGGCCGTGGTGAATATCGCGGTGACTGGGGGTGGAGAAGGCAAGGGACGAGGTCGGAAATCGCCGTTGCCGCCAGGCCCATTTGGCGGACCTCCTGGTGAAGAAGGGCCAGAGGGCGAACTTCCAACTCCTCCACCGATGCCTCCGGGTGGAGGGCATGGACGTCCCGATCAAAGCGCAGGATCCGGCGTCATTTTTGACTCGAACGGATTTATCGTCACCAACAATCACGTTGTCGAAGGCGCCACGCAGATTACCGTTACGCTCAGCGATCGGCGTGAATTCACCGCCAAGGTGGTGGGGACTGACCCGAAGACGGACTTGGCTGTGGTCAAAATCGATGCGAAAGATCTTCCAGCATTAAAGTGGGCGGACTATGACAAGTTGCAGGTCGGCGATATTGTGTTAGCCGTAGGCAGTCCGTTCGGACTGAGTTCCACCGTGACCCTGGGCATCATTAGCGCGTTAGGCCGCGGCAATGTCGGTATTGCCGATTACGAAGACTTCATCCAGACCGACGCCGCGATTAATCCGGGCAACTCCGGCGGGGCCTTGGTCAATATGAACGGCGAACTCATGGGGATTAATACGGCTATTTTTTCAAGGACCGGCGGATCGGAGGGGATCGGGTTTGCCATTCCCAGCAGTATTGCCTTGGACATCGTCGATAGCCTGCAGAAGACCGGAAAAGTCGTGCGCGGTTGGATGGGCGTCGCCATTCAAGAAATCACGCCGGCGTTGGCCAAGTCGTTCAAGTTGCCTGAGCAGCGCAAAGGGGTCCTGATCAGCGATGTGAATGAGAACGGCCCGTCCCATGCTGCGGGTATGAAGCGCGGCGATGTGGTGATCGCGTTCAACGGGAAAGAAGTGCAAAACGTGAGTCAGTTGCGAAATCTCGTCGCACGAACGATGGTCGGCAAGGATGCGCAGGTAAAAGTATTGCGAGATGGCAAGGAGCAGACCATCTCCGTGAAGGTGGCGGAGCGGCCGACGGATGAAATGTTGGCGAAGAAGGAGCCCACGGCTCCCAAGGAACCGGTCGAGACGGCGAAGCTGCCGGATAATGTCCTGGCTTCTATCCGGGTCCAGGCATTAGATGCAGCCACGATGAGTCAATTGAATATCCCGGCGAAGATGACCGGTGTCGTCGTGACGTCGGTCGAAACTGGCGGTTCTGCGGAAGCGGCAGGCTTGCAGCGCGGCGACGTGATTCAGGAAGTGAACCACGAAGTCGTGAAGACTCTTGATGACTACCAGAAAGCTTCGAGCAAATTGAAGAAAGACGAGTTGGCTGTCCTGCTGTTGAGTCGGCAGGGCAATAGCTTGTTTGTCGCAGTCAATCCCAAGTAA